The following nucleotide sequence is from Anguilla rostrata isolate EN2019 chromosome 3, ASM1855537v3, whole genome shotgun sequence.
GACTTTTCTGCAGTGCCTTGGAGCAAAGAGCCTCCCTTAGAACTGCTTTCCCCTTCAACTGGCCTTGGTTGTCTGTCAGGGTGGTATAATGGCGCCCCCTTCTGGACTTAAGGGTGCAAATACACCACAAGTGCGCCAGCCTTTTCCTGGTAAAGGCTGCAATATCTCCAGGGTGTACTctctcaaacattttttttatttattttgaaacaatttttgtatttatcCTTAAACAAGTGTTTGACTGTATggaaaacaacactgaaatTGGGGTATATATCAGGTGgctaaatgaatgcaagctATTATCTGAATACAAAAGTTTCTTTTTCCAGTGTCTAAACAATCAGTaatgcctgtttaaaaaaatggggTTTTGactaaaaagtttttaaaaacttataaaaactttttttttatattttattattacaaacTTTCTAGCCAGGTATATCCAGAATGAGGATATGACGAGGGCTGCCTGTCCTTGGAGTAACAGCTACAATAGTTGCGGCTCCACCACTGGTTCCCTCCATAGTTCACCAAATGTAATGCAAACTTTCAGCTGATCAGCTGTAAACCTCCTATTGAGAAACACTATTTGTTTTGAAGTTGATTTGTCATATAATGAATTAAGTAAATGATATAAATCGTGTTTTTCCCCCCCGGTTCATACATGCATCTACAGTAAAATGTCAAAGGTTTTGAAATGCATGTCCTATGCTTGCAATGTTATTAAGGGCCGACTTAACACAACTGTTTGCTCAGGTAACTCATTTCAGGTAATAAAAGATAACCTTATTAGGTAACTTTATTATTACAAAGTATGACTTCCATCTATTGGTACCATGACTGATCCTCGTGCTTAGTCATTTCTTGTTATTGGAAGGGCATGGCCTGTGGGCCTATTCTAAGTAAGAAGGTTTCTGTTTTCTCAGTTGTACCTGGGTCAAATGGACTAAAAGTTCATATGTCCCTTCTATTTGCCAgagatcatttttttcccccaagatcCGACAGCTATTTAAGTaagctcaaaaaataaaaaacacacttgaAGACTGAAGTTCTCTGAAGGACAATAAACAAAATTGGCAGGATACTGTGTGGTGTAAGTGTCAACGTCTTTTTTGTCAAACCATGATTGTAGGTGCTGGAGATTTTACTTGCTTTAATTTGCCATCCATGTGCCCACTGACTCCACGtcaccattcatttttttttacattttcccgGAATTCAAGCTAGCCTTGTAACATTTTGGCTGACAGTCTCTTCTCAACATTCCAAAACTGTAATAAACAGGCACAATGGCCTACAGCTGTTTCAAACCAACATGTGATTTACCACTGGCAATGCTGGCTGGacggatttatttatttatttatttctgtataatgGCAACTCAGGGCAACCCACAAATATTCATGAAACACTCTTTAAGTTATGCTTTCCCTCccattttcttcacagtttGGAATGTCTGATTGTATATGGCCGCTCTAAAGCTGAAATCTCTGTGGCCGATACAGGAGAGTGCGTACAGAAACATTCTCCCATCTGAAGCACGTGATGTCGCCAGTTGCTGCTTTGCGCATTAAGGCCTGCAAgccaagcttgcacagacatgagcaGGAGGAAAGCAAGAACGCTGCAGGCACCCAGTCAACCAGGGAGGGTCCCTAGAGAGCACCTATTCCCACCACAACCAAGCCCAATATATGGTCAGGTTTAATGCTGCAGATGGGCCATGTGGGGATGGTCAAGTGCAGGATGTGATTTCCTTCCCATTCCTTGTCATTGACTCCTGTGTTTCATAACAGTTCCATCAAAAGGAATGACCACCACTGTATTTTAGTATATGTGAGATTTAATagttaattaacattaaattaacattCATTAAGCTCAGTACATTCAAACAATAACGGATTCATTCAAATAATCGCAATAACTTTGATGATCAGTACAAAATGATATGCAAACATGATTATTCTGCTGGATATTTGACTAGGATATTTTGACTTGAATATGTCATATTCTGCTTGACCAGTCCATCATcttcaatatttatatatttctttctatttttgcaAAATATGAGATATAATGCCTTGACAATAATTTTCTATTGTCAAGGCATGACATACAACAAGGCAGATTCTATAAGCAAAACATGAAAgcatattcttaaaaaaaaaacaaatataggGTTAACTACACAGATTCAAATGCTTCATGTGTCTGTAACATCCCTGGTCAGACAAATCAAATTGTTATGCAGTGTATAAGTTTaaagcagttttctttttctcttactTCCTTAGTGTGGCCATTATTGTCATTTCAGAATATATACTTCAGAGCTTAATGAAATTTCATCTGACCTTATAACAGTTATATAGCTTCTTGATCCTCAGAATGTCCCCCATGGACATACGTCTCCTCTGTCCAATAGATTGGTTTGGGTTGGATATGGGAGTTATAGTGTCCTTTCCATTGGTCGAGAAAGCAGTTCTAGAGAAGTGGAAGAAGATAAATTAAACATGTCAAATTCAACTCCACATTCATTGCTTAACCAATGCTATTATGATGAGAATCTCTTTTCCTTACCTTCCATAGTGCATGATAGAAGTGTAGTCATATGGAGTATTCAGATTATTagtgttttgtttctgaaagtTGTAGATGGTGCCTGGTAAAGAAAAAATACCTTGTTAGCTGTTTGTTAGCGAGATCATGTGTGTTGTCCTTTCTCTTTTAGAGTAAGAGTAGAAATGAATGTTGaccatttattttcctgttgtaTCAAATTTAAGACCAGTGCTGGGTGATATTAAATTATGTCCAAAATATGACAGGCAGTTCCTTACGTGGTGCAACATTCTCCCAGTTGATTCTGACGTATTCGTCCCGGTCGCTCCTTGTGTGCTCATGATAGAAACCCAACACATGGTTCAGCGCATGCTGAATGATACCATGGTAAACACAACCATATCTGGACAGAGACACTACCTGCTTGCCACCAGTTCTCCCCAGATAGGAATAACAGCTGAAAGGAAATAGAAGGTCACCATTTCAATGTTAGCCAGGCACCCCAAATAAAATCCAGGAAGTGTTATCTTGCCTTTGATCCTGCCATTGGTGTAAATGAGCTCACCCGCCTCTGTTCTCAATACTGATGTAGTCTCTCTGACTCGAACGGGGAACAAAGCGAATGCAGGTTTGTATGTTGAAGGTCTTCATGGCTTTTACTATCCTCTTCCTCTGATAATATGCTGTAATGGAAAATCATCAAATGAATTGtcaaacaaagaaatatttacacccttatatttcaatatttttcaagCAATGCTGTAAAGcatatttaaagcattttttttggctctgtgaCAATAGTtgatcttttttccccaaataattCAGCCATGTAAAATATCATTACCCTTCCAGTATTAGTACCATGGTGtacttacagtatgtacagtataaatacaattttcattCACTTACAGAATTCACGGCTAACAGTGTAAGGCACTTCAACAAGTCCATCTGAGGATTTCTTCCACAGACATCGGTTATTCCTGCACTTCATGGCATTTCTGGTGTTTGATACAATCAGATCTCCCTCCATCAGCATCTCGATGGACCCTAAAGACAGCACAGTCCATGgattataaaaattaattatgtcCTATAAggagatttattttttgagaataCAGAgacaatttcatttcaatacaTTCTGAAATTGTAGAAaaacaataatggaaaaaaatgttttagtgatTATTGTGCTTTGTTCCAAGACAATACAAGAAATAATGCAACACTAAAAGTTGTTGGACTGTAAAATTCAGCTAGTGATGTCCAATGGTAAATATTATGCTTAGTTATCATTATTGTGTATTGTCTCATTCTCATTTCTTATTTGTTGTGTCGCTTTTTAAGACATATTTATACTGGTGAAACAGCTGTCATCCCTATACATTGTCACAAgttaatacaataaaataaaacactgaccaTTGTTGGACTGCATAATTCTGGTAGTGATGTCCAAATCATCAGGATCCTCTATTTCGTTTGCTGAAAAGTAGAAGAATGcaaaacattctttttatataGGCCTCATACTTGTATTGTTACAGACACAAATGCCACATGAAACCAAAAGCATCAGGTTCAGAATTATTTTACTTCAAGTGAAATAGTCACAAAGCAATGGAGACTCACCATCTTCACTTTCAAGAtcctaaagaagaaaaaaaggcagacgCTCAGTTAATAAAATTGAACATATATTTGAGGTGAGAGTTGAGGGAATCTTTCCACTGTGTTTAGTGGACCATCTTTTACCTCAAGGTGATGTGCCAGTGATAGACTCAGCAGCAGAGCTAGGATGGCGGAGATGAGTCTCTTGTCCATCTTCTGTCAGCGTTTGGAGATACTGAGATCTGCCATGTCCTGTCTTTTATAGAGCTGTCCAAAGGTTTGTCTATGAGGGGATTAAGGCATGTTGTTATTCATCCACACCCAAAATAAGCTTCTAAAGTACGTTTGTAGAACATATATTCCGTTTCACTTAAATTGCAATCATTGCAGGATGGTTTATTTACAGTGCTAATCTGTGTAGGTCAGTACAAGCCCACCGTCTCCTACAAAACACACTAATTTTGTTTACAGACATTTTGATCTGTGCTGTTAACATTAATGGTAATGCTGTGGTCTTTCCCAGTTgtcattttactgtaaatgttttttcaataatgATTTTCTATCCAGTCGCAATAATTTTCCTGCTGGAGTATGGAATTTGGGAGCTGGGGATTCTATTTGTCTCTGGTGCTTGGCAATAAGTATACTCTTGACTTTGTCTGTACACTTAAGGAGTCTGCATTTCATAAAAGACAACCATGCCAGAGGTAAAgccttggtaaatggtaaatggactgcatttatatagcgcttttatccaaagcgttttacaattgatgcctctcattcgccagagcagttagggattaggggttaggtgtcttgctcaagacaCTTCGACAGCCAGGGGGGTTTGAACGGCAACCCTCCACGCCAGTGGGAAACGATGGAATGATATATCTGAATTGGCTTGTGATAGTAGCATCCAATCCAACTGAGCCCCAAGACCTGAGGACTGTGACATTTGGGAATTACTATGTTGTACATTGTATTCACAGCACTTTACATATTGCACTCAAGcaactcttcctctctttctttctctcactatCCCGCACAACTGTTACTACTGATGTTCTCTCTTTTATTAACCAAAATATGTGCTTTTGAGTTTatattaaataagtaaataaaaattattatctCCTGACATATTATTAAATCATTAGAAGTACATTAAAAGTGATATTCAGTGTGAAGCTGTATCAATTTACATCAAATAAACTATGTTTGGTGCGGTAATAAATACACACTTCATTTTAAGATCACAAATGATCTAATCTCACCATAAATGGCGAAGTTATGTAGAATTTGCTGATTATTCTCACATACAGTGTTCATTCTTTTGCAGTGTTTCTATGGCATTTTTACccctgaaatatttttgaaggaTAATGTAATTTTACAGAGCTTACAGGTGAATTTAGTTATTTTATGCTTTAGTTACATTATGCCACTTTATCTTATAAACTCCAAGATTATATTTTGTCTATCGATTTGAATGTTCAGTTGTATACAGACTAGTGTGTTAATACTTCGAAGATTAAAAAGAGTATGACTTGGCTATGATCGAGGCTTAACCATCAGATATTACACAAGATCGTGTGTTGTGGAGATTTTTCATGGCTTTATTAACTTAAACAAATTATCAATAAAAGTCTCAATGAAATGGTGGAAATGAAAATAGACCACTCCTTTGTAAAAGCTCATTTTGGGTGTGGAGAATTGGCAGTAATCCATGATCCCCTTGCAGGCACACCTACAAGCTGAGGTTGTATAAAAGACAGGGCCTGCCAGATCTCAGACATCAGCTAATCGTGAGGGAACCATCCTGAGCATCTCCAAACGCTGACAGAAGATGGACCAGAGACTCATCTCCACCATCCTAGCTCTGCTGCTGAGCCTCTCACAGGCACATCACCTCGTGGTAAGAGATGGCCCACTAAACACAGTGGAAAGATTTCCTCAACTCTCACCTCAAATAAATATGTGTTCAATTTTATTAACTGAGcgtctgcctttttttcttctttaggaCCTTGGAAGTGAAGCGGATGATTCTCCACTAATTTGTGAGTAATTCATCggcaataaaataattctgtacCTGATGCTTTTGActtcatttagtttttatttctgttacaATATAAGTGCAAGTATGAgggcaataaaaatataaataatattttgaattcTTCTTTTAAGCAATCCAAATAGATGATCCTGATGATGTGGACATTACCACAATGATTCTACAGTCCAACAATGGttggtg
It contains:
- the LOC135250172 gene encoding hatching enzyme 1.2-like isoform X1; translation: MDKRLISAILALLLSLSLAHHLEDLESEDANEIEDPDDLDITTRIMQSNNGSIEMLMEGDLIVSNTRNAMKCRNNRCLWKKSSDGLVEVPYTVSREFSYYQRKRIVKAMKTFNIQTCIRFVPRSSQRDYISIENRGGCYSYLGRTGGKQVVSLSRYGCVYHGIIQHALNHVLGFYHEHTRSDRDEYVRINWENVAPRTIYNFQKQNTNNLNTPYDYTSIMHYGRTAFSTNGKDTITPISNPNQSIGQRRRMSMGDILRIKKLYNCYKESMTRNGKEITSCT
- the LOC135250172 gene encoding hatching enzyme 1.2-like isoform X5, which codes for MDKRLISTILALLLSLSLAHHLEDLESEDEDPDDLDITTRIMQSNNGSIEMLMEGDLIVSNTRNAMKCRNNRCLWKKSSDGLVEVPYTVSREFSYYQRKRIVKAMKTFNIQTCIRFVPRSSQRDYISIENRGGCYSYLGRTGGKQVVSLSRYGCVYHGIIQHALNHVLGFYHEHTRSDRDEYVRINWENVAPRTIYNFQKQNTNNLNTPYDYTSIMHYGRTAFSTNGKDTITPISNPNQSIGQRRRMSMGDILRIKKLYNCYKESMTRNGKEITSCT
- the LOC135250172 gene encoding hatching enzyme 1.2-like isoform X2, producing MDQRLISTILALLLSLSQAHHLVDLESEDANEIEDPDDLDITTRIMQSNNGSIEMLMEGDLIVSNTRNAMKCRNNRCLWKKSSDGLVEVPYTVSREFSYYQRKRIVKAMKTFNIQTCIRFVPRSSQRDYISIENRGGCYSYLGRTGGKQVVSLSRYGCVYHGIIQHALNHVLGFYHEHTRSDRDEYVRINWENVAPRTIYNFQKQNTNNLNTPYDYTSIMHYGRTAFSTNGKDTITPISNPNQSIGQRRRMSMGDILRIKKLYNCYKESMTRNGKEITSCT
- the LOC135250172 gene encoding hatching enzyme 1.2-like isoform X4, giving the protein MDKRLISAILALLLSLSLAHHLEDLESEDEDPDDLDITTRIMQSNNGSIEMLMEGDLIVSNTRNAMKCRNNRCLWKKSSDGLVEVPYTVSREFSYYQRKRIVKAMKTFNIQTCIRFVPRSSQRDYISIENRGGCYSYLGRTGGKQVVSLSRYGCVYHGIIQHALNHVLGFYHEHTRSDRDEYVRINWENVAPRTIYNFQKQNTNNLNTPYDYTSIMHYGRTAFSTNGKDTITPISNPNQSIGQRRRMSMGDILRIKKLYNCYKESMTRNGKEITSCT
- the LOC135250172 gene encoding hatching enzyme 1.2-like isoform X3 — its product is MDKRLISTILALLLSLSLAHHLEDLESEDANEIEDPDDLDITTRIMQSNNGSIEMLMEGDLIVSNTRNAMKCRNNRCLWKKSSDGLVEVPYTVSREFSYYQRKRIVKAMKTFNIQTCIRFVPRSSQRDYISIENRGGCYSYLGRTGGKQVVSLSRYGCVYHGIIQHALNHVLGFYHEHTRSDRDEYVRINWENVAPRTIYNFQKQNTNNLNTPYDYTSIMHYGRTAFSTNGKDTITPISNPNQSIGQRRRMSMGDILRIKKLYNCYKESMTRNGKEITSCT